A window of the Fusarium fujikuroi IMI 58289 draft genome, chromosome FFUJ_chr09 genome harbors these coding sequences:
- a CDS encoding probable acetylglutamate kinase/N-acetyl-gamma-glutamyl-phosphate reductase precursor (ARG-6), which translates to MLSATSSALRTSARRVAPRAAAVSTLVAPVPKISLGRSFTVAQARCLSSTGRLSYAIQTNPNPPLGMKNASNDSPSRIGLIGARGYTGQALIDLLNEHPMMDLRHVSSRELQGQELKGYSKRKIIYESLSPEEVTQLDKDGKVDAWILALPNAVCQPFVEALGDSKSLIVDLSADYRFDEDQKTWKYGLCELQPRSQLATATRISNPGCYATGSQLALAPIVEHLGGIPSIFGVSGYSGAGTKPSPKNDTNNLKDNLLPYSLTGHIHEREISHHLGTPAAFMPHVASWFRGIHLTVNIPLNKEMTSRDIRQIYQDRYAGEKLVKVVGEAPVVKAIQDKHHVEIGGFAVDSTGKRVVVCATIDNLHKGAATQCLQNMNLALGYDEYQGIPI; encoded by the exons ATGCTGTCCGCTACCTCCTCCGCCCTGCGCACCAGCGCTCGCCGCGTTGCCCCCCGAGCCGCCGCCGTCTCGACCCTCGTTGCGCCCGTGCCCAAGATCTCCCTCGGCCGAAGCTTCACTGTCGCACAGGCTCGATGCCTCTCTTCTACCGGCCGTTTGTCCTACGCTATCCAGACCAACCCTAATCCTCCTCTGGGTATGAAGAATGCTTCCAATGATTCTCCCTCAAGAATTGGCCTCATTGGAGCCCGTGGCTACACTGGTCAGGCTCTTATCGATCTTCTGAACGAGCACCCCATGATGGATCTCCGACATGTTTCTTCCCGTGAACTTCAGGGCCAGGAGTTGAAGGGCTACAGCAAGCGCAAGATCATCTATGAGAGTCTGTCCCCTGAGGAGGTTACCCAGCTGGATAAGGATGGCAAGGTGGATGCCTGGATTCTGGCGCTCCCCAATGCTGTCTGCCAGCCCTTCGTTGAGGCTCTCGGCGACAGCAAGAGCCTGATTGTCGATCTCTCCGCCGATTATCGTTTCGATGAGGACCAAAAGACCTGGAAGTACGGTCTTTGCGAGCTTCAGCCCAGAAGCCAGCTTGCCACAGCGACAAGAATCTCCAACCCTGGCTGCTATGCTACTGGCTCCCAGCTTGCTTTGGCTCCTATTGTTGAGCATCTCGGCGGCATTCCCAGCATTTTCGGTGTCAGTGGTTACAGCGGAGCTG GTACCAAGCCTTCTCCCAAGAACGACACCAACAACCTCAAGGACAACCTATTGCCCT ACTCCCTCACAGGCCACATCCACGAGCGAGAGATTAGCCACCACCTCGGTACACCCGCTGCTTTCATGCCCCATGT CGCCTCCTGGTTCCGCGGTATTCACCTGACTGTCAACATTCCCCTGAACAAGGAGATGACATCTCGTGACATCCGCCAGATCTACCAGGACCGATACGCCGGCGAGAAGCTCGTCAAGGTTGTAGGCGAAGCTCC TGTTGTCAAGGCCATCCAGGACAAGCACCACGTTGAGATTGGTGGCTTTGCTGTCGACAGCACCGGCAAGCGCGTCGTTGT ATGCGCCACCATCGACAACCTCCACAAGGGTGCCGCCACACAATGCCTCC AGAACATGAACCTCGCACTCGGATATGATGAATACCAGGGAATCCCCATCtaa
- a CDS encoding related to lincomycin-condensing protein lmbA, whose amino-acid sequence MNPLTSIISCLTGQGAPTQPSPQVSEINTDSKLITAQPVPYSDDAASQFVTILQTHTGTQAQLHHRLDELVSTTGWTASLAEAIERKIEKLLKDGAELAKPMAEAVKRATNTALEFAKEHPVYAGLIAAGTILAIGVLVEFELIWVLRALGFDEIGPRAGSFAARWMSSLEKVPKGSIYSYLQRLGMKIAK is encoded by the exons ATGAATCCACTCACCTCCATTATTTCTTGCCTCACCGGCCAAGGCGCCCCAACTCAACCATCTCCCCAGGTCAGCGAGATCAACACAGACTCAAAGCTCATCACCGCTCAACCAGTCCCCTACTCTGACGACGCAGCCTCTCAATTCGTAACCATTCTACAAACCCACACGGGTACCCAAGCTCAACTTCACCACCGTCTTGACGAATTAGTTTCCACCACAGGCTGGACGGCAAGCCTCGCCGAAGCCATCGAGcgcaagatcgagaagctcttAAAAGATGGCGCAGAGCTCGCCAAGCCCATGGCTGAAGCCGTAAAGAGAGCTACAAACACGGCTTTGGAGTTTGCGAAAGAACATCCTGTTTACGCTGGATTGATCGCAGCGGGTACGATTCTTGCTATTGGTGTTTTGGTGGAGTTTGAGCTCATTTGGGTGCTAAGAGCGCTGGGGTTTGATGAGATTGGGCCCAGAGCTG GGAGCTTTGCCGCAAGATGGATGAGTAGCCTTGAGAAGGTGCCCAAGGGATCGATCTACTCGTATCTTCAGAGGCTGGGGATGAAGATTGCTAAGTGA
- a CDS encoding related to lincomycin-condensing protein lmbA: protein MPLPTSSIYEPPSAGFTGFPSRRSVVHSTEGIVAAPQPHAANCGLEILRAGGNAADAAVAVAAGLNVTEPVSTGIGGDMFLLYFDAATKQVKSLNGSGRSGSKQTIENIRKSLNIPDGKVGEIPTHHVHAATVPGAAAGWVDTVERFGSGKVSLSQILEPAIKLAENGFPLTEIASHSWQAQEKLLRDASPNFAEMLKKDPPAQDGVRAPRPGEVFKNPTLAQTFRALATEGKKGFYTGRIAEEIVKVVQDLGGYLELDDLKHHLETGTQNTEPISVKFRGQGLTDKDPNGGVELWEHPPNGQGIVALMALGIIEQLEKQGKIPRFTPEDHNSTAYLHAIIEALRLGFTDASWYVTDPDTTKVPTAGMISPSYLAERAKIFSASKAHDGVQPGNPDFVSPALQSSDTVYFTVTDSAGNAASFINSNYAGFGTAIIPKGCGFTLQNRGANFSLDEKHPNKLEPRKRPYHTIIPGMATNISDGSLHSTFGVMGGFNQPQGTIQVLLNQVLFGLNPQQALDAPRICIGAGMPDEGNVLDWTVHVEEGISEKTVEELKKLGHNVVVLKGWKRAMFGRGQIIRYTVDPDGTPVWSAGSDPRADGAAYPQ from the exons ATGCCTCTGCCTACGTCGTCGATTTATGAGCCGCCTTCGGCTGGCTTCACTGGCTTTCCTTCAAGGAGGAGTGTTGTTCATAGCACGGAGGGTATTGTAGCGGCGCCGCAACCTCATGCTGCGAACTGTGGCCTTGAGATTTTGAGGGCTGGTGGTAATGCGGCT GACGCAGCTGTCGCAGTTG CTGCCGGTCTGAATGTCACTGAACCCGTATCAACCGGTATCGGTGGTGACATGTTCCTCCTCTACTTCGACGCCGCCACAAAACAAGTCAAAAGTCTCAACGGCTCCGGCCGCTCAGGCTCAAAGCAGACCATCGAGAACATCCGCAAGAGCCTCAACATTCCTGATGGCAAAGTTGGCGAAATCCCAACTCATCACGTCCACGCTGCCACTGTTCCCGGCGCTGCAGCGGGCTGGGTCGATACCGTTGAGCGATTCGGCAGTGGAAAAGTCAGCTTGAGCCAGATCCTCGAGCCGGCTATTAAACTAGCTGAGAATGGATTCCCTCTTACTGAAATTGCTTCTCACTCT tggcaagctcaagagaaGCTTCTTCGTGATGCATCGCCCAACTTTGCagagatgctcaagaaagACCCCCCTGCGCAGGATGGCGTAAGAGCTCCTCGACCAGGTGAAGTCTTCAAGAATCCAACTCTCGCCCAAACATTTAGAGCTTTGGCGACGGAAGGTAAGAAGGGCTTTTACACCGGCCGTATCGCAGAGGAGATCGTCAAGGTGGTACAAGACCTCGGAGGATATCTCGAACTCGATGACTTGAAACACCATCTTGAAACCGGCACTCAAAACACCGAACCTATCTCTGTTAAGTTCCGCGGTCAGGGCCTAACGGACAAAGATCCCAATGGCGGTGTTGAGCTCTGGGAACATCCCCCCAACGGCCAGGGTATCGTCGCCCTAATGGCCCTGGGTATAATCGAACAGCTCGAGAAACAGGGAAAGATTCCAAGATTCACACCAGAAGATCATAACTCAACTGCCTATCTCCACGCTATTATCGAAGCGCTACGTCTCGGCTTCACAGATGCAAGCTGGTACGTCACCGACCCGGACACCACCAAAGTTCCCACCGCCGGCATGATCTCGCCCTCATACCTCGCCGAGCgcgccaagatcttctctgCTTCAAAAGCACACGACGGTGTTCAGCCTGGAAATCCTGATTTCGTATCTCCTGCTCTCCAAAGCAGCGATACAGTTTACTTCACTGTTACTGATTCCGCCGGTAACGCTGCTTCATTCATCAACTCCAACTACGCTGGTTTCGGAACGGCAATTATTCCTAAGGGTTGTGGCTTCACACTTCAGAACCGCGGTGCGAATTTCTCGCTGGATGAGAAACATCCTAACAAGCTTGAGCCGAGAAAAAGACCTTATCACACGATCATTCCCGGGATGGCGACCAATATCAGTGATGGGTCCCTGCACTCTACATTTGGTGTAATGGGCGGATTCAACCAACCCCAAGGAACGATCCAAGTTTTACTCAATCAAGTTCTTTTCGGTCTGAACCCTCAACAGGCTCTTGATGCACCACGAATCTGCATTGGAGCCGGTATGCCGGACGAGGGCAACGTTTTGGACTGGACTGTTCATGTGGAGGAGGGTATTTCTGAAAAGACTgttgaggagttgaagaagttgggCCATAATGTTGTAGTGCTCAAGGGGTGGAAGAGAGCTATGTTTGGGCGCGGGCAGATTATTAGATATACTGTTGATCCGGATGGAACGCCGGTTTGGTCGGCTGGTAGTGATCCTAGGGCTGATGGTGCAGCATATCCTCAGTAA